A genomic region of Arachis hypogaea cultivar Tifrunner chromosome 5, arahy.Tifrunner.gnm2.J5K5, whole genome shotgun sequence contains the following coding sequences:
- the LOC112802442 gene encoding uncharacterized protein At4g15970, with product MKDSGSSGGDAAAGGGGSHLLVRRVMQMTMVVVAFVVVWILMYNSSSPFAIPVFSRYITTRDSTMISYDPELESVLRNASMENKTVIITTLNDAWAEPNSIFDIFLKSFHLGIETERLLKHLVVITLDQKAHARCQALHPHCYQLETKGDNFTKEAFFMTQDYLKMMWRRIQFLGSVLEMGYSFVFTDTDIMWLRNPFNEFYNDGDFQIACDFYNGNSNDLNNLPNGGFNYVKSNEKTIWFYKFWLNSRKAYPKMHDQDVFNKIKMNPLIQNIKLKIRFLGTMHFGGFCQPSKEFNQVCTMHANCCVGLDNKVNDLKILLDDWSKYMALPNNTKLNVHPSWTVPQSCNVVETGKTKADDDDQQFI from the exons atgaaggattctGGTTCCTCGGGCGGAGACGCAGCAGCGGGAGGCGGTGGCAGCCACCTCTTGGTGAGGAGGGTGATGCAAATGACTATGGTGGTTGTTGCTTTTGTTGTGGTGTGGATTCTCATGTataactcttcttctccctttgCAATCCCTGTTTTCTCACGTTACATCACTACTCGTGACTCAACAATG ATAAGCTATGACCCAGAACTAGAGAGTGTTCTAAGAAATGCTTCTATGGAGAATAAGACAGTGATAATTACAACTTTGAATGATGCATGGGCAGAGCCAAATTCAATATTTGACATATTCCTCAAGAGTTTTCACCTTGGGATTGAGACGGAGAGATTGTTGAAACACTTAGTGGTAATAACTTTGGACCAGAAGGCACATGCTCGTTGCCAAGCTTTGCACCCTCATTGCTATCAACTTGAGACAAAGGGTGACAacttcaccaaagaagcatttttcATGACACAAGATTACTTGAAAATGATGTGGAGAAGAATTCAGTTTCTTGGCTCTGTTCTTGAAATGGGCTACAGCTTTGTCTTCACG GATACTGATATAATGTGGCTGAGGAACCCATTCAATGAATTCTACAATGATGGAGATTTCCAAATTGCTTGTGATTTCTATAATGGAAACTCCAATGACTTGAATAACCTACCAAATGGAGGCTTCAACTATGTAAAGTCCAATGAGAAAACAATTTGGTTCTACAAGTTTTGGTTGAATTCAAGAAAAGCATACCCCAAGATGCATGATCAAGATGTTTTCAACAAGATCAAGATGAACCCTCTCATTCAAAACATTAAGTTAAAGATTAGGTTCCTTGGCACAATGCATTTTGGGGGGTTTTGCCAGCCCAGCAAGGAATTCAACCAGGTTTGTACAATGCATGCTAATTGTTGTGTTGGTTTGGACAACAAAGTCAATGATCTCAAAATCTTGCTTGACGATTGGTCAAAGTATATGGCATTGCCTAACAATACAAAACTAAATGTACATCCTTCTTGGACTGTGCCACAAAGTTGCAA CGTAGTAGAAACAGGAAAAACAAAGGCAGATGATGATGACCAACAATTCATATAA
- the LOC112799827 gene encoding uncharacterized protein At4g15970 gives MKTSVDSNNGLIARGGHSNLLVRRPMQIFIFFVGFVLALMFLCNYTSPFGIPILSEYFITASTTEKNETVLESVLRKASMKDKTVIITNLNDAWAEPGSIFDVFLESFRIGNETQHFLNHLVVINWDQKAHARCQAIHPHCYQIESKSENFTASEAYFMSKDYLHIVWRKIDFLSTVLELGYSFVFTDTDIMWLRNPFKQFYGDADFQSSCDDFNGNSTDLNNAPNTGFSYVKSNERSIWLYKFWFNSSRIYRRMHDQNAFNMIKMHPNISAMNVKIRFLSTTYFGGFCQPSKDFNQVCTMHANCCKGLQNKIDDLKILLDDWRNYTALPENQKQHYSNHSWSVPKHCR, from the exons ATGAAGACAAGTGTTGACTCTAATAATGGCTTGATAGCAAGAGGTGGTCATAGTAACTTGTTGGTGAGAAGGCCCATGCAAATCTTCATCTTCTTTGTTGGTTTTGTTTTGGCGTTGATGTTCTTATGCAACTATACTTCTCCCTTTGGAATTCCTATTCTCTCAGAATACTTCATCACTGCCTCAACAACG GAAAAGAACGAGACGGTGCTAGAGAGTGTTCTAAGAAAAGCATCAATGAAGGATAAGACAGTTATAATAACAAATTTGAATGATGCATGGGCAGAACCAGGTTCAATATTTGATGTGTTCCTAGAGAGTTTTCGAATTGGGAACGAGACACAACATTTCTTAAATCATTTGGTGGTAATTAATTGGGACCAAAAGGCACATGCACGTTGCCAAGCCATACACCCACATTGTTATCAAATTGAATCAAAGAGTGAGAATTTCACAGCAAGCGAAGCATATTTTATGTCAAAAGATTACCTCCACATTGTGTGGAGAAAGATTGATTTTCTTTCCACTGTTCTTGAACTCGGCTACAGCTTTGTCTTTACG GATACAGATATAATGTGGCTAAGGAACCCGTTCAAACAATTTTATGGAGATGCAGATTTCCAAAGTTCTTGTGACGATTTCAATGGAAACTCGACGGACCTAAACAACGCTCCAAACACAGGCTTCAGCTATGTGAAGTCTAATGAGAGAAGCATTTGGCTCTACAAATTCTGGTTCAACTCAAGCAGAATATACCGAAGAATGCATGATCAAAATGCGTTTAACATGATCAAGATGCACCCTAACATTTCCGCCATGAATGTGAAGATTAGGTTCCTAAGCACAACATATTTTGGAGGGTTTTGCCAACCTAGCAAGGACTTCAACCAAGTGTGCACAATGCATGCTAATTGTTGCAAAGGGTTGCAGAATAAAATCGATGATCTTAAAATCTTGCTTGATGATTGGAGAAATTATACGGCATTGCCAGAGAATCAGAAACAACACTACTCAAATCATTCTTGGAGTGTCCCAAAACATTGCAG GTAA